In Rubrivirga marina, the following are encoded in one genomic region:
- the tssJ gene encoding type VI secretion system lipoprotein TssJ encodes MIRFSLLVALAFALGGCSLLGLGGGDTEAAPVAAGPDEPPPLPPGPTSMTLVGAADMNAGGNAARVYLYPLVSDATFLATPVQVFWEDPEGALGADLGGPVRDATVRPGSTDSLEEVTLDGAAFLGVAADLRTPEGDGWRAVLPASRVRGRAVRVTVTEGGIVVTSE; translated from the coding sequence ATGATCCGCTTCTCGCTCCTCGTCGCCCTCGCGTTCGCCCTCGGCGGGTGCAGCCTCCTCGGCCTCGGCGGGGGCGACACCGAGGCGGCCCCGGTCGCCGCCGGCCCGGACGAGCCGCCGCCGCTCCCGCCCGGCCCGACCTCGATGACGCTCGTCGGCGCGGCCGACATGAACGCGGGCGGCAACGCGGCGCGCGTGTACCTCTACCCGCTCGTGAGCGACGCCACATTCCTCGCCACGCCGGTCCAGGTCTTTTGGGAGGACCCCGAGGGCGCGCTCGGCGCCGACCTCGGCGGGCCCGTCCGCGACGCGACGGTCCGCCCGGGGAGCACCGACTCGCTCGAGGAGGTGACGCTCGACGGGGCCGCGTTCCTCGGCGTCGCCGCCGACCTCCGGACGCCCGAGGGCGACGGCTGGCGGGCCGTGTTGCCGGCGTCGCGCGTCCGCGGCCGGGCCGTGCGCGTGACCGTGACGGAGGGCGGGATCGTCGTGACGTCGGAGTAA
- a CDS encoding FHA domain-containing protein — protein MRVKLIVVHTERGGEPRTYVLDQETIVMGRAGTCDLPLDDPDRVVSKQHAALRVEGDAIRIADLGSKNHTFLNGERVGTEPRAVRDGDQIQLGPFQVTVELDRDVLVADDLDRTVFGAAFANPLVDPAEAVAVALGGLRQAFQQVDYRDRADALRMALRDALGPEADLRGIVPLVDPDAALAEPDPAPPASGDPSDEPPVVPTTTPPEALDDLFGPPVDADGDGDLDDLFGPPLGEGGDASADPFAAPAGDDPFASPPAASPPPAASPLAATPAGPDDLHRALAGVVVRLISMPGKFRHEFLGHTIIHAPETAFLFDADEGALLRHLMTDDPALRAQRLDLLVDATEAVLQHHQSLLEGYRAAAREGAAVLVNGLDPDRIGDQVKAGPMPGARERALLDLVRQRCEMMRGEDFAAAERRVYRPIFSRAYLDTLAHARAAAASDS, from the coding sequence TCGTCCACACCGAGCGCGGGGGGGAGCCGCGGACGTACGTGCTGGACCAAGAGACGATCGTGATGGGCCGAGCCGGCACCTGCGACCTCCCGCTCGACGACCCCGACCGCGTCGTGAGCAAGCAGCACGCCGCGCTCCGCGTCGAGGGCGACGCCATCCGGATCGCCGACCTCGGCAGCAAGAACCACACGTTCCTCAACGGCGAGCGCGTGGGGACCGAGCCCCGAGCCGTCCGCGACGGCGACCAGATCCAGCTCGGTCCGTTCCAGGTGACCGTCGAGCTCGACCGCGACGTCCTCGTGGCCGACGACCTCGACCGGACCGTCTTCGGCGCCGCCTTCGCCAACCCGCTCGTCGACCCGGCCGAGGCGGTGGCGGTCGCCCTCGGCGGCCTCCGTCAGGCGTTCCAGCAGGTCGACTACCGCGACCGCGCCGACGCGCTCCGGATGGCCCTCCGCGACGCGCTCGGGCCGGAGGCTGACCTCCGCGGGATCGTCCCGCTCGTCGACCCCGACGCCGCGCTCGCCGAGCCCGACCCGGCCCCGCCCGCCTCGGGAGACCCGTCGGACGAGCCGCCCGTCGTGCCGACCACGACGCCACCGGAGGCCCTCGACGACCTGTTCGGCCCGCCGGTCGACGCCGACGGGGACGGCGATCTCGACGACCTGTTCGGGCCGCCGCTCGGCGAAGGGGGCGACGCGTCGGCCGACCCGTTCGCCGCGCCGGCCGGGGACGATCCGTTCGCCTCGCCGCCGGCCGCCAGCCCGCCGCCCGCTGCCTCACCGCTTGCCGCCACGCCGGCGGGCCCCGACGACCTCCACCGGGCGCTGGCGGGCGTCGTGGTCCGGCTCATCAGCATGCCCGGGAAGTTCCGGCACGAGTTCCTGGGGCACACCATCATCCACGCCCCCGAGACCGCGTTCCTCTTCGACGCCGACGAGGGCGCGCTCCTCCGGCACCTCATGACCGACGACCCGGCGCTCCGGGCCCAGCGCCTCGACCTCCTCGTCGACGCCACCGAGGCGGTCCTCCAGCACCACCAGAGCCTGCTGGAGGGCTACCGCGCGGCGGCCCGCGAGGGCGCCGCCGTCCTCGTCAACGGGCTCGACCCCGACCGGATCGGCGACCAGGTCAAGGCCGGGCCGATGCCAGGCGCCCGCGAGCGCGCGCTCCTCGACCTCGTCCGCCAGCGGTGCGAGATGATGCGGGGCGAGGACTTCGCCGCCGCCGAGCGTCGCGTCTACCGCCCGATCTTCTCGCGGGCCTACCTCGACACCCTGGCGCACGCCCGCGCCGCTGCCGCCTCCGACTCATGA